A window of Mus pahari chromosome 7, PAHARI_EIJ_v1.1, whole genome shotgun sequence contains these coding sequences:
- the Twist1 gene encoding twist-related protein 1 codes for MMQDVSSSPVSPADDSLSNSEEEPDRQQPASGKRGARKRRSSRRSAGGSAGPGGATGGGIGGGDEPGSPAQGKRGKKSAGGGGGGGAGGGGGGGGGSSSGGGSPQSYEELQTQRVMANVRERQRTQSLNEAFAALRKIIPTLPSDKLSKIQTLKLAARYIDFLYQVLQSDELDSKMASCSYVAHERLSYAFSVWRMEGAWSMSASH; via the coding sequence ATGATGCAGGACGTGTCCAGCTCGCCAGTCTCGCCGGCCGACGACAGCCTGAGCAACAGCGAGGAGGAGCCGGACCGGCAGCAGCCGGCGAGCGGCAAGCGCGGGGCTCGCAAGAGACGCAGCAGTCGGCGCAGCGCGGGCGGCAGCGCGGGGCCCGGCGGGGCCACGGGCGGGGGCATCGGAGGCGGCGACGAGCCGGGCAGCCCGGCCCAGGGCAAGCGCGGCAAGAAATCTGcgggcggaggcggcggcggcggcgcgggcggaggtggtggcggcggcggcggcagcagcagcgggGGCGGGAGCCCGCAGTCGTACGAGGAGCTGCAGACGCAGCGGGTCATGGCCAACGTGCGGGAGCGCCAGCGCACGCAGTCGCTGAACGAGGCGTTCGCCGCCCTGCGCAAGATCATCCCCACGCTGCCCTCGGACAAGCTGAGCAAGATTCAGACCCTCAAACTGGCGGCCAGGTACATCGACTTCCTGTACCAGGTCCTGCAGAGCGACGAGCTGGACTCCAAGATGGCAAGCTGCAGCTATGTGGCCCATGAGCGGCTCAGCTACGCCTTCTCGGTCTGGAGGATGGAGGGGGCCTGGTCCATGTCCGCGTCCCACTAG